The genomic segment GGCGCAGCGCCTCCTTGCGCTCCTCGCCGTGGTCCACCACCCGCTCGGGGTAGCCCGTGGGCAGCCCGCCGGGCAGGGTCCACGGCTCGTGCACCGCGCCGCCCGGGACGTCGCGCAGCTCCTCGACGTACCGCCGGACGTAGTCGCCGTCGGGGTCGTGCTGGCGCCCCTGGGTCACGGGGTTGAAGACGCGGAAGTACGGCGCCGCGTCGGTGCCGGTGCCCGCGACCCACTGCCAGCCGTGGTTGTTCGACGCGAGGTCGCCGTCGACGAGGTGCTGCATGAAGTGCCGCGCGCCCAGGCGCCAGTCGAGGTGCAGGTCCTTGCAGAGGAACGAGGCGACGACCATCCGCACCCGGTTGTGCACCCAGCCCTCGGTGAGGAGCTGGCGCATCCCCGCGTCGACGAAGGGGAAGCCCGTGCGGCCCGCCCGCCAGGCGTCGAGCAGCGCGCCGGCCTCGTCCTGGCGCATGCGGGCCATCTCGGGCCGGTACGCCTCGCGCGCCGTGCGGGGCTCCTCCCACAGCACGTCGGCGTAGAAGTCGCGCCAGGCGAGCTCCTTGCGGTACGACTCCGCGCCCTCGCCCTCGTCGTCCCCGAGGTCCGCGAGGACCGTGCGCGGGTGCAGCTCGCCGTACTTCAGGTGCACGGACAGCCGGGACGTGCCGGACAGGTCGGGGCGGTTGCGCGTCCCGGCGTAGCCGTGCAGCCGCTCGTCGCGGAAGGCGCGCCAGCGGCGGCGCGCGGCCTCCTCGCCGGCGGGCGGCAGGTGCGTGGCCCCGAGGTCGGGCACGTCCGGCACGCCCTGGTCCTCCAGCGGCCGCACCCAGCGCACGTCGCGCGGCGACCCGGCCGGGGCGTGCCAGCCGACCTGGCGCCACGCGCGGTAGAAGGGGGAGTAGACCCGGTACGGCGAGCCGTCGGGCTTGCGCACCCGTCCGGGGGCGACGGCGTACGGGGACCCGGTGCGCACGAGCGGCACGCCCGCGTCGGCGAGCGCGCGCTCGACCCGCCCGTCGCGCTCGCGGCCGTACACGCCGGTGTCCGCGGCGGCGTGCACCGACTCGGCCCCGGCGGCGCGCGCGGCCCGCACGACCTCCTCGGCGGGGTCGCCCCGCCGGACGACCAGCCCGGTCCGCTCGCGCAGCGCGTCGAGGCTCCGCGCGAGGTACGCCCGCCGCGGCGCCCCGCTCGTGCCCCACAGCCGGGGGTCGACGACGAAGAGGGGGACGACCTCGTCGGCCTCGGCCGCCGCCAGCAGGGCGGGGTTGTCGGCGAGGCGCAGGTCGCGGCGGAACCACATGATCCGGGTCGTCACGGGGGAAGGGTCCCCGCAACCGGGCGGGTCCGCACGCCGGACCGCCGGCTCGCGGGGCCGCGGAGGTGAGGGTAGCCTTCCCTTCGTGCTCGACCAGCCCGTCGCCGACCTGCCCGGCTGCGCCCTCGCGGCCCTGCGCAGCGGCGAGCCGCCCGCGGGCACCGCCACCCCGATCCGGTCCTGGGTCGCCCTCGAGCACGACGGCCCGTGGGGCCGCGACGTGCTCGCCCGGGTCCTGGCGGACGTCCTCGAGCCCGGTCCGCGGGCCCGGCTGCTCGCCGCGCAGCGGGAGGCCGGGCTGCGCCCCCTCCTCGTACGGCGCCCCGCGCCCGAGGGTCGGCGGGTCGGCCCGTCCGGCCCGCCCACGGTCCTCGTCGGCAGCGCCCGGCGCGGCGCGGCCTGGCTCGAGCGGCTCCCGCTCACGGACCTGCGCGAGCTCAACGACCTCGACCCGGCCGCCGTGGCCCACGGCGCGGGCGGCCTGGGC from the Vallicoccus soli genome contains:
- a CDS encoding cryptochrome/photolyase family protein, whose protein sequence is MTTRIMWFRRDLRLADNPALLAAAEADEVVPLFVVDPRLWGTSGAPRRAYLARSLDALRERTGLVVRRGDPAEEVVRAARAAGAESVHAAADTGVYGRERDGRVERALADAGVPLVRTGSPYAVAPGRVRKPDGSPYRVYSPFYRAWRQVGWHAPAGSPRDVRWVRPLEDQGVPDVPDLGATHLPPAGEEAARRRWRAFRDERLHGYAGTRNRPDLSGTSRLSVHLKYGELHPRTVLADLGDDEGEGAESYRKELAWRDFYADVLWEEPRTAREAYRPEMARMRQDEAGALLDAWRAGRTGFPFVDAGMRQLLTEGWVHNRVRMVVASFLCKDLHLDWRLGARHFMQHLVDGDLASNNHGWQWVAGTGTDAAPYFRVFNPVTQGRQHDPDGDYVRRYVEELRDVPGGAVHEPWTLPGGLPTGYPERVVDHGEERKEALRRYQEVAG